The proteins below are encoded in one region of Elgaria multicarinata webbii isolate HBS135686 ecotype San Diego chromosome 8, rElgMul1.1.pri, whole genome shotgun sequence:
- the LOC134402251 gene encoding D(1) dopamine receptor-like: protein MENASNDSRGPLERLGTGSSGPKEVLVGCFLSLLVLSTLLGNSLVCLAVLRFRHLRDKVTNWFVLSLAASDLCVALLVMPWKAATEVAGGTWLFGRHFCDTWVAFDIMCSTASILHLCIISLDRYWAIASPFRYERRMTRGLASAMIALAWSLSVLISFIPVQLHWHKAEDLPDPQLHHCDARLNRTYAIASSLVSFYIPVSIMIGTYARIYRIAQAQIRRISSLERAGGLCSAQGKEPTSSLRSSLFKETKVLQTLSIIVGVFVCCWLPFFVLNCLLPFCDSRPDHGKIPGQVPCISQTTFDIFMWFGWANSSVNPVIYAFNSEFRQAFSSLLGCHHLSCWAAHSSIMERVHLSNELASYHHESSCHKDGGDPVPLPPPAIAAWSQSLPHAVSFPGDEDSSGGPLLEKKTLPSCPVAHRSNTRNLNSPTLLPFECKNEISLETITPFTEITGH from the coding sequence ATGGAGAACGCTTCCAATGACAGCCGGGGGCCCTTGGAACGGCTGGGCACAGGCAGCAGTGGTCCGAAGGAAGTGCTGGTGGGCTGCTTCCTGTCACTGCTGGTGCTGAGCACCCTGCTGGGAAACAGCCTGGTCTGCCTGGCGGTCCTCCGCTTCCGCCACCTGCGCGACAAGGTCACCAACTGGTTTGTGCTGTCGCTGGCTGCATCTGACCTCTGCGTGGCCCTGCTGGTGATGCCCTGGAAGGCAGCCACCGAGGTGGCGGGGGGCACGTGGCTCTTCGGCCGCCACTTCTGTGACACGTGGGTGGCCTTCGACATAATGTGCTCCACGGCCTCCATCCTCCATCTCTGCATCATCAGCCTGGACCGCTACTGGGCCATTGCCAGCCCCTTCCGCTACGAGCGGCGGATGACCCGGGGCCTGGCTTCAGCCATGATCGCCCTGGCCTGGAGCCTCTCTGTCCTCATTTCCTTCATCCCCGTCCAGCTCCACTGGCATAAAGCTGAGGATCTGCCGGATCCGCAGCTGCACCACTGCGATGCTCGGCTCAACCGCACTTACGCCATCGCCTCCTCCCTGGTCAGCTTCTACATCCCCGTCTCCATCATGATTGGCACTTACGCCCGGATCTACCGTATTGCTCAGGCTCAAATCCGCCGCATCTCGTCTCTGGAGAGGGCGGGGGGGCTGTGTTCGGCCCAGGGGAAAGAGCCCACCTCTTCTCTGCGGAGCTCCCTGTTCAAGGAAACCAAGGTCCTCCAGACATTGTCCATCATTGTGGGAGTCTTTGTGTGCTGCTGGCTACCGTTCTTCGTGCTCAATTGTCTGCTGCCGTTTTGTGACTCAAGGCCTGACCATGGCAAGATCCCCGGGCAGGTTCCCTGCATCAGCCAAACGACATTTGATATTTTCATGTGGTTTGGCTGGGCCAATTCCTCGGTCAACCCGGTAATCTATGCTTTCAACTCAGAGTTCAGGCAGGCATTCAGCAGCTTGCTAGGCTGCCATCACCTCTCTTGTTGGGCCGCCCACAGCTCCATCATGGAGAGAGTCCACTTGAGCAATGAACTGGCCTCCTATCACCATGAGTCCTCCTGCCACAAGGATGGAGGGGACCCAGTTCCATTACCTCCACCTGCCATTGCTGCCTGGAGTCAATCACTACCCCATGCAGTGAGCTTCCCAGGAGACGAAGACAGCTCTGGAGGACCGCTATTAGAGAAAAAGACACTGCCGTCTTGTCCAGTCGCTCATAGAAGCAATACCAGAAATCTTAACTCGCCAACCTTGCTCCCCTTTGAATGCAAGAATGAAATATCTTTGGAGACTATTACTCCCTTTACAGAGATTACTGGACATTAG